The Silene latifolia isolate original U9 population chromosome X, ASM4854445v1, whole genome shotgun sequence genome contains the following window.
ccttatatgactaaatggttagtccatgtatttgactaaacagttagtcaatgtgatgatgagacgattatttaatacaattaaataatattagctgagacgaattaactgtcaattcgtaaattgaatataaacagttatatttaattaatgtatataatgttagcttaaaggaattaagatgttaattcgtaattaaatgtaatcagttatatttaattagcaaattataaatatgtgatatttatagttaatgtaaatattatacaatattgtcataataaatgtcgacagactggtattgataaatcggctgcaaactgttataagtggacttattaatacatgtcgatatatagACAATTGGATAAAATACACATTATATATAAATTgagaataaccgaaaataagaggattttatccttatttttggttgttactaaaaccgaaaaaaaggaaagaaaaattaACCCTAATTCTCTCCTATCTTACACGGTTAAAGAGGGAGGAGGGGAttcatttttctaacctaatttttgacctaatattctctcatcaaacaaaacacaaaaaccctaaattaattagtgaatttggggatctattctagcaagaacaagaggcatttctcatcacattttcggtgcaacgattaggcgaatatcaattcgatattgttcttaggccatattttctaggaccgaaggttgattcttaatctctctattttgtttatgctatttcatttatgactcgtatccataatcataatttcgttataatcctagtaatcttaaaggaagtataccgatatttcctataaGTGTTTttttatggcgagtgaccgacgtaagtgtaacaactcgtttgatcggaaaaaactcggtttaaaaccgttttggtaagtaaaaagagtgtttttaatgttagtgatggtgtagtggtcgaagtggtcggtcaagtgatttaatgcacgatgactgttccaaacaatgtgtaaggctcgtgtttacaatcggtaggtcataaatacgcgtcgggttgtgacttaagaagtcgagtcgagaattttaagggagaaaagagggggcggacactcgcgtaagtctcaaatgggtggcatttgaggggtatttataggagaatgagtggttgtgtgagttttgagcgacgtggctacctgggctgctcaaagaggcgcgagccacgtcgcggttcttcgcgttgtgttgtcactttcacaacaaacgcaatcatgatttgttctatcctaggttttgtagtcacatgtttggtacttgaccaacatgaatccggggaaacttaaggtagaagttttgaaatgttttgtttttggtggttgactcggtttgactcgttgttcgagtcgggatttgaatttttgagtcggtttttagtccggtgtcgattttgactctagttagtgtcattgcgaccccgtcgtcgtgcattaaacactccaggtatttttgaagtgttttgaaatgttttattttcgaaatcgttttaagttttccgacgtaaagttgtacacaaactatcgatcaaacgccgcgattccaaaacatgtgtagtccgataatcatcgggtgtttgttggagtctcaacagatactgggtatctacagtatttatagatcttggtgtgaaaaatctcaaggtaaaaactggcTCACTTTTAATTtctaatcaagtcaaaggaacctaTGCTGCAAAGGATTCCAAAATAATTCTTTATTTAGATTATGTTAAAAACCTTTGCAAAGAatttagttcatttgacattgatcaaataccaagagacttaaacacccaggctgatgccctagccagcctgggatcaaatttcagcccaGCTGTATTTGATAAGATACCTATTGTTCATCTGCTAGAACCAACCATTACAAAGCCTGACTAAATATGTCCCATCAATGAGGACACAAACTCCTagaccaaaccatactatgacTGGTTCTTACAGGGGATATTACCCAAAGACAGGCATGAAGCGAGGGCCCTTAGAATTAAAGCTTCTACCTATACTATTATACATAACATTTTGTTCAAAAaatctcaggctggaccttatcTGCGATGCCTGGAACCTCATGAAGCCGAACAGGTTATTCaggacatacatgatggatactgtggaaatcacaaaggcggCAGAAGCCTGGCACGCAAAGTTCTAaggacaggctacttctggccaaccctAAGGGATAACTGTCTAGCCTATAGCTCCAAATGTGAACCCTGCCAACTTCATTCCCCATtcatccatcaaccatcagagctatTACACTCCATCttatctccctggccattcatgaagtggggaatggatATTGTAGGCAAACTACCCCAAGCTCCTGGACAAAAAGtctacatgttagccatgactgactatttttcaaaatggatagaggctgactcatacaggcaagtcaaggaaaaggatgtcatatcattcatcaaacgtaATATCATATGTAGGTATAACATCCCCtcagaaatagtttgtgacaatGGAACTCAGTTCGTGGGAAAAAGGACAATGGCTTTCTATGCAGAATAGAATATCAATCTAGTAACCTCTACACCGGGCTATCTAAAAGCCATCGGCCAGGCTAAATCCAGCAACAAGGTGGTAATCAGCTGCTTGAAGAAAAAACTACAAAGAAGAAAAGGCaaatgggctgaagaacttcctttagtcctttgggctgacagaactacacctaaaacatccacaggccaaaccccttactccctggtctatggatgtgaagcagtaattccAGCGGAAATCCATGTACCAACTACCAAAAGCAGCCTGAACACTGTAGAGGAGAACAAACCATTACTGCAGGATAGCCTAACCCTGGCTGAAGAATTAAGATATGCAGCCAGGATCAGAATAGCCTCCTACCAGCAAATAGTAGCCAGAAGCtacaataaaaatgtaaacatcagggtattcaaggaaggagacctagtcctacgaAATGTCTTCCCAAACACAAAGGACAAGAATGCTGGCAAACTAGCTCCTGCATGGGAAGGAccttacctgattgactcaatagtaggACAGGGATCCTACaggctacaaaccctggacggagaaatgatccccagatcctggaacatctcCCACCTAAGACTATTTCATGTATAAACTTATTATTTTATACTCCAAACCAGGTAAAGCCATCAACTTTATCTCTTATCTGGAAAAGTTTTATATGAAAACCCCTGAATGAAATAACATATGACCTTTATATGCTCTCAATACATGCTTTCTTGCTAATTGCCATCTTGCCTGAATACTTGCCTGCTATATTCTTATTTAAATATAAGTACAAATTCTACCATATTATCATGTTAAATCCTGAAAATTTGTTTTACGCCTTTTCTATAAATTATCTAGGTCATTATAATCacaggcttaaacaaatattcaggattgagggctacttcacccaacctgaacagcatCTCTGAAATGCTTCACAAACCTTGGCATTTTTGCCACAtccaaaaaacacataaaaactgagctcagtataaaaagacaagtatgATAGTGAAAAAAGACCAGACCACTTATcttaaagccctcctgacaggatCAGGGCCATAAGCCTCCCTGACTGGCAACCACCCCTCTTACTCAaaaaagccctccagacaggcaaaaaGCCACGATTTTCTAAAAACAGATtaagggccataagccctcctgacaggcattatcTTAACAAAATGGCTAAAATTGCACTATTGCAGGTACCATCTAATTAAACCAAGGCACACAGAGAGACAGGAAAACATCTTTAAATAATGTCAAAGGAAAAACAGAAGTTtgcccagggaacatcccccccggGGTAGGACAAAATACCAGCTtacaaagaaaattaaaagacaaTTTTGTCCGGGGAACATTCCCCCCTCCTTGGATGAGCCAAAATGTACTACCCTAAAAACTAGGTTATCAACCTGCCTTGGAACCAGTATCAGAACAAATTCCCTCATCAGCtgcctcctcctcttcatcatcctcttcctcgTCAGCCTCACCACTTTTTTCTTTGGATGGAGGAGAATCAACCTCGTCATCAGCATGCAGCTTGCAAAGGTCAGGATAGGTGGCATTAAGATCAGCCATCTATTGCTTTAGGTTCCAGTATGGCCTGacttcaacaggctccttcatggcatctacacgacccttgccaaagaaatacaagcCAGCATCCTTGTATCTACTTTGCACCACGTCCCTTTCAGCAGCAAGCTCCTCATTTACCTTCAACTgatcctgcatagcctgcttctcagctTTCAACTCTTCCTGGACGGCGACAAGCCTGGCCTGGATAGACTTCACAACGTTTTGAGCAGACCCCAATTTTGATGTCTCCACAACCAGCCATGCTTTGCGTGCCTCattctccttctttaaagactcaTTCTCCATCTTCAGCACTTCTAAATCCGTCCTCAGGGATTCAACATCTTTCTTTAGGCATTGCACATCCCAGTCCAGGGTTTCTTTTTTAGCATTGGAGGCTTCCAGCTCACAAGCACCTCTCAGCATGTCATTTAGATTCTACAAACAAAACATAAGTCAGGCAAACTATAAATACATAACCAAAACAAAACCAAGGAGAAAAGAGTCATACTTCCTGCAGCATGGAGACCAAGTTAGCAGCATGGTCCCTGGAACAATACATTGCAGCCACTGCTTGGGCAGACATTTCCTCAGCCTGGTACTTGTAGTAAGGATCATCAACTAAGAAAGAGTGAGCCTGGATCTGTTCCTTGGCAAATTGAACATCAGCAATCCTGGCCCTAACCTCCCTAACCTCACTCATACCACCAACCCCCTCAGAAACCTCATCCGACCTTTTTCTCTTTCCAGCCTGTCTAGGCTCATCAACATCAACCACAACCTAAGGAGGAGACACCAATTGAGCCTGATGATAAGGCGCCCGGACTCGCAAAGTGCTATCACTCCCTGTAGCCTCACTGCTCCAAGATTATTCCCATATGATCTGAGAAACGCCTGCCTTTACTAAAGACAGACCAAAATTAGCAATCCTGACAGAAGCCCTGGTGGCTACATGATGAAACCCTATATCAGTAATACTAACATGTGTTCAGGCAATAAAATTCACAAAGAAAAGACAAAAAACTTACTGCTTGATGAAGAGGCCCCTGCAGCCTTGACACCTCTAACAGCCTTGTAGGTGCTCAATTTAGCCTTCTTGAAACGAGGCATATGCCCCTGTCCAAGGCAGGCAGGCCATGCCCTCTCCTCATCCGGCAGAGCTATGAAAGCTGCAATccggtcagccgacccctcagcatcaggattatTAGCCCAATCAGCCACTACAAACACATTACAAGTAAGTCTATCTTTAACATTTAATCTACAAACTATTTTAACCTGAATTAAATGCAGGGAAAAGAACTTACCTCCCTCAGCAGCGGGATAGTTGAGATAGTCCAGATCAGGGGCAACAGAATCTGCCCTGATGAACATATAGGTTGTAGCCCAACCCTTGTCATCGCCTGAATCAAAATTTGTATTCAGATGAGTCATCTTTGCCCTGACTCGAAGATTGAAGCGTCCAGTGATATTAGTTTTCAAATGATAGACATTCTTGAAATTTTCAAGAGTAATCACCAAGTTATGCCTGGCACATAGGTGTTCAACAGAAtgaacaatcttccaaaccatcggcataagTTGGAAAGCGGCAACTTTGATGGCCCTGATAACTTCAACCATGAACGGAGAAAATGGAAGCTTGCAACCTCCTTTAAACGCCCATTCAAAGATACAAAACCAGCCAGGACTACACCAATTAGCCCTAACTGGACCATTCTCAGGGCCACAGACTTCAGCATCAGAAGGAAGAAGACCCCTACCTTTCAACTAGTGCTCAAAAGAAGGCTTCAATTAAGTGGCCTTAGGAAAAGAAGCAGACAAAGATTTTACATGGGCAAAAGTGACACCCTTGTACGTCATAGACAGAATTTCTGCCGGGGCAGAAATCTCCATAACTTCGTGATGAGCGCCTATTTCTACATTGTTTTGGCATCATTTGGAGCTCATTTGGTAACATTTAGTgacggtttttgacgattttcacGTTATTTAACCAATTCCGAATACCTTATCATTTAGCACGATTTCTAGTGAAGAATGAGATGCCAAGAGACCAAGAGAAGCATCCAAGGAAGAGTGAATAACAAGCATTGAAGAAATACCATGAGAAAGCCTTCCAAGGATCACGCAAAGCACGAAATAAAAACGCATTCCAGGCCCAAACTCGTACCGTACGAGTTTCCAGACGccagaactcgcaccgtgcgagttttctgggttCATTCCGTTTTGTGTTACGGGCTTTTCCTTTGTTAAGCCCATGATTATTAGGTTACGTTTGACTATATATAGGATGTTTTCAAGTAGGCTAAGATATCTTATgccactttaattaatcaagttgtaattttgggAATTATTCATCTTTGTTATTGGGTTTAGATCTAGCATGGATAACTAATCTCCCTTTCTTAATCCGGCTCAAAGGTGTAacctttggttgtaagactccttaatctttccttaattttcattatcattgttaatccttttatgtttattgtttgaattttggaaaccttgtttatattgagtaattaagtgtgatttccttgttgcttaattaatcaagttccttaatttattgttgttgggattattaagtaTGATCTCcttgtaatctcatatttgcaacaccttgttattatgctaatgaatgtgatttcttcttggcttaattagcaagtaaaggattaacttctaattaggcattaatcgtgatttcattgtgtctaattacccctattgaatctctcgtgctcatatcttcttgttaatttgaccaatgtatgtgatttctacttggtaggatttataagttgggttatttgattaagtgtgatttccttgtcatttggccatgattaaggagatttagaagatttatcttcacaatagggtgataatataaTTAAAGGATTGATTTTGTGGTTATATTAACCAAAGTGCCTCACtttattgagtcggattaagtttctctcaaatttgataaatttccatcttaaaactcACTTGTTTGATTACTtgttgcttactcttgtttgaatttccttttgttgtccttgaaaaccaaaccaaaccccccccccccctccctttttacatatttgttgttactttgtcacaattgttctaattgctcttttaatttcactattgctaaaccccccttctcttgggttcgatccctttgCTTGCTACTTTACTAGTTTAGAATTAGTGTTAATTAGTATGCTTTGTGGTATATAagttgttaatttggccgtcttttattgcgacattttaggcgtgtcaaattttagcgccgttgtcggggaaggtaacggttttgctagtgtTTTTGTTGGAATTTCTAGGATAGTTGTGTTAGTTAATCTTTGTTCATTGTTGTTAGTGTTTTGTTCATTACTTGTGTGAATCTTTTTTATTGTGTGCTCTTGTGTAAAATTGTGTATGGTCAATACTAGGAATTCAAGTGAACCACTTTGTCCATTCAACCCGGAGATTCAAAGATCACTAGCTTGGATAGGAGGAGGTATTAGAAGAGACCCCCCGGTTATTCAAGAAATTAGTCCCGTGACTCAACAAAACCAAGAGGAAGATAACATCATTTCTTTTGAAACCCAGCCACAACCCATAAGAATCATCATGGGTGATCGTGAGGATGAGAATCCACTAAggcctagaaacatcaaagaactTACCACCCCGGATCTTACACAAGTGCCCATGTGTATCTCCTTTCCGGCCTTGGCGGAAAATGCCACCTTTTAACTAAAGTCCGGGCTCATTCACCAATTGCCCCAATTCCATGCACTTAGCACGGAAGATCCCAACAAGCATCTAAACAAATTCCATGTGgtttgctcaagcatgaagccTAATGGGGTTACCGATGAGCAACTTCAACTAAGAGCCTTCCCTTTTTCACTCAAGGACGCAGCAAACGATTGGCTTTATTATCTTCCCACCGGAAGCATCACCACTTGGAATTAAATGAAGAAGGCTTTCTTAGAAAAGTATTTTACCGCTAGTCTCTCCtctcaattgaagaaagaaataagtaatgttgaacaaatggatggggagaacttgtatgagtattgggagaggtttaaaCAACTTCTTGCTAGTTGCCCATACCATGGGTATACCGACCACGATCTTCTCTTGAACTTTTGTGGTGGTCTACTTGAGGATGATGCTAGGATGATTAAAGCCGCTACGCAAGGAGGGATTGAATATATGTCCGTCCAAGAAGCTAATGATTTGATCGAAAGATTGGTAGGAAGCTCTAGGAATTTCGGGAAGAGAATTAGGAAGACAAGTGGGACATCTTCTTCAAGGCAAAGCTGCAACCATATGGAGGAAAAAGTTGATTTTATTACTGATTTGGTCAAGGAACTTGCAAAAGGAAATGGGAGTGCTTCTCATGTGAAATTTTCTGGTCTTTGTAGTGATCCAACTCATCCCACCGATGGGTGTCCATCTTTGCAAACGGAGGAGGCAATTGAAGCGGTGAAGGCTATTGGGTTTAGGAAGTTTGACCCCTATTCCAACACTTACAATGAAGGGTGGAAATCTCATCCAAATATGGGTTGGGGGggaaccaaaatcaaaaccaaaagggATCCTCAAATTCCTCATTTCAAaagccaaatcaaaatcaaagccaatcacaAAATTCCTTGGAAGAGATGATAAAGACACTTGCTATGAATCAAGTGGCAATGCAAAAAGAAAGTCAAGCCTTGCTACAAAATACCAAGGAATTTCAAACCACCGTGCTTCAACAAAATCGGCTCACCGATTCTAGGATTGGtaaccttgagacccaagttggtcAAATTCTCAACACACTCACTTCACAACCCACTCAAGGAAGGAGCCTCCCTTCTCACACCATCCCTCCACCCACTaaagaacaagcaaaagcggtcTCTTTGAGGAATGGTAGAGAGTTGGTAGAGGCACCCAAGGGTCCTAAGAAAACAAGACCACTTCCTATTGTTCATGAAATGGAGGACGTAGTTGAATATGAAATTGAAGTGGTAGTGGAACATGGGGAATCATATACACCTCAACAAGTGAGGATCAATGAACCGCTTCCGAAATACGAgccacaagctccatttccaagtgcttTGAATGACACAAGGATAATTAACAAGAAGACTTCAAACCTTTACGATATCTTtcgtaaagtggaggtaaacatTCCACTTCTTGACCTTCTTAGTAGTGTGCCCAAGCATGCAAAGTTTTTGAAAAAgttgtgcactactaagaggTCCAACAAGGCAAAAAGCATGAAAAAGgtaagggctagtgaacatgtgtcgGCAATTTTTCAAAAACGTTTGCCACAAAAATGTAGTGATCCGGGCATGTTCACCATCCCTTTCAAAATTGGTGACTTGGATTGTCAACATGCTATGTTTGATTTAGGTGCATCTATTAATGTCTTGCCCACTTACCTTTATGAGTCTCTCAAGTTAGGACCTTTGAAACCGACTCGTACGGTCATTTCTTTGGCCGATAGGTCCAATATATATCCTAAGGGAATTGTGTAAGATGTCTTGGTGAAGGTGGGGGATATGCTTTTCCCCGCCGACTTCTATGTAATTGAAATGGAACCCGAGAAAGGCTCCACTCCCattttgttgggaaggcctttcatgagaacttcCAACACCAAGATTGATGTGTCTAGTGGACGCCTCACAATGGAATTTGAAGGGCAAAATATTGAGTATAGCATACATGAGGCAATGAAATACCCAACCGAGACTTCCTCTTTgtgttttcttgaaatttttAAACCAATTGTGCAAACCGTGTATGAATTGAGTAAGATTGATGCATTAGATGTTGTTTTGACTAATGGATTGGTTGGAGAGGATATGGGGTATGCTTTgtcttgtaatttgcaggaaacaATCAAAGAATTAGAGGAAAATCCACCAATGGAAGAGtgggaagaaaaggaagaaatccgGAAGGCAACagagaactcgcaccgtgcgagttttcagggcccagaactcgcacggtgcgagtttgccCCTGTCCAGGATTTTTGCTTCCTTTCTTCCAAATTGTTAGAAGAGCTACCGAAGGAGAAACCCGTTCCTTCTATTGTCAAGGCTCCTATTGTTGAAATGAAGCCCCTACCAAGCCACTTGAAGTATGATTTTCTAGGAGATGAAGAAACTTTACCGGTAATTATTTCAAACAAGCTTTCTAGTGAGCAAGAAGAGGCTCTCATCCGAGTTCTTAAGCAACACAAGGAAGCAATTGGGTGGAAAATGGCCGACATCAAAGGCATTCGTCCCACTTTATGAATGCACCGGATTCTTCTTGAAGATGAAGCAAAGCCTGTTCGCCAACCACAAAGGCGTTTGAACCCTCCAATGATGGATGTTGTGAAGAAGGAGGTACTCAAACTCCTTCATGTAGGTATGATCTATCCTATCTCCGATAGTTAATGGGTTAGTCCAACCCAAGTTGTCCCAAAGAAATCCGGGCTAACGGTTGTCGAGAATCATGAAGGTGTTTTGATTCCCACTCGAGTTCAAAATAGGTGGCGAGTATGTATCGACTGCCGTAGGCTCAATGCCGTGAcccgaaaagatcacttcccgcttcccttcatggatcaaatgttggAGAGATTAGCGGGaaaagctttttattgctttttggatgGCTACTCGGTTTACTTTCAAATTCCAATTGCACCCaaggaccaaacaaaaacaactttCACATGTCCCTTTGGAACGTTTGCCTATAGAAAGATGCTTTTCGGTCTTTGTAAAGCACCGGGAACGTTCCAAAGGTGCATGGTGAGCATCTTTTCGGATCATGTTGAGGAATTTATTGAAGTATTCATGGACGATTTTACCGTTCATGGCCAATCTTTTGAGGATTGTTTGAGTCATCTCACTTGGGTCTTGCAAAGATGTATTGATACCAATCTCGTTCTCAACCATGagaaatgtcatttcatggttgatGAAAGAATAGTGTTGAGACATGTGGTCTCCTCTAGGGGGATTGAGGTTGATAAGGCCAAGGTTGATGCAATTCGCACcttgccttatcctactaatgtgcgtgAAGTGAGATCTTTCTTAGGTCACGCCGGGTTCTACCGGCGTTTTATCAAGGATTTATCCAAGATTGCCGCTCCTTTATGCAAGCTACTTCAAAAGGATTGTGAATTTATCATGAGTAAAGAATGTAAGGAAGCTTTTGATATGCTCAAGGAGAAGCTTATTTCGGCACCTATAATTCAACCTCCCAATTGGAATGAACCATTTGAGATAATGTCGGATGCAAGtaattatgcccttggcgcggtactTGGCCAAAGGGTAGGAAGAGCACCTCATGTTATTCAATATGCGTCGAAAATGATGAATGAGGCTCAAAGAAACTATACAACTACCGAGAAAGAATTTCTTGCGGTGGTgtttgccttagagaaatttcgaccTTATATTCTTGGAGCCAAGTTCATCATCTTCACGGATCATGCCGCCTTAAGGCATTTGGTGACCAAGAAGGAGTCCAAGCCCCGTTTGATGCGATGGGTATTACTCTTGAGTGAGTTTGACGTTGAGCTCAAGGACAAGAAGGGCACAACTAACAAGGTGGCGGATCACCTAAGTAGAATTGTGCAAGAGAAGCCTCAAGAAGTCTTGGAATCACCAATACAAGCCTCCTTTCCGGATGACACacttctagcattgtcttccaTTGAGCCATGGTATTCCCATATAGTCAACTTCTTGGTCTTACAAGAATTCCCAAAGGGTCTTTCTCTCTCCCAACGGGATAAGATCAAGAGTGATGCTAAATATTATGTGTGGGATGACCCATACCTTTGGAAAGTTTCTGCCGATCAAGTCATTAGGAGATGTGTCCCGGATACCGAAATCATTCCAATTCTTAAATTTTGTCATGAATATGCTTGTGGTGGGCATTTTGAAGCCAAGAAAACGGCTAGGAAAGTCTTGgaaagcggtttcttttggcTCACACTATTCCGGGATACTCATGCTATGGTGAAGACATGTGATAGATGCCAAAGAGTTGGCAACATTTCTAGAAGAGGAGAAATGCCACAAACACCCATGATCTATTGTGAAATATTTGATGTGTGGGGTATTGACTTCATGGGACCATTTCCCACATCATGTGGCAACATTTATATACTTTTGGCAGTTGACTACGTCTCCAAGTGGGTGGAGGCTAAAGCCATCAAGACCGATGATGCAAAGGTAGTTGGAGAATTCATCAAAACCAACATCTTTTCTCGGTTTGGCTTCCCAAAAGCCTTGATAAGCGACCGTGGAACTCACTTTTGCAACAAAGCCATTGGAGCTCTTCTCAAAAAGTATGGGGTAATTCATAAAGTATCAACCGCCTATCACCCTCAAACCAACGGTTAAGCCGAGGTTTCTAATAGGGAGATTAAGGCTATCCATGAGAAGACGGTGAATCCCGACCGCAAGGATTGGAGCTTGAGGTTGGATGATGCTTTGTGGGCCTATCGCATGGCCTacaaaacgccaatcgggatgtctcCTTACCGCTTACTTTTTGGGAAACCGTGTCATCTACCCCTGGAGGTTGAGCATAGAGCTTATTGGGGGATCAAGTCATTCAACTTGCAAATGAGTGAAGCGGGACTTCATAGGAAACTCCAACTTCAAGAATTGGAAGAAATTCGGAATGATGCTTATGAAAATGGTTCCATTTACAAGGCAAGAACAAGAGAATGGCACGATAACATGATTTTAAGGAGAGTGTTTCAAGTGGGAGAGAAAGTCTTACTCTTTCAAAATCGGCTTAGACTTTTCTCCGGGAAATTAAGGTCTAGATGGATGGGACCATATGAGGTGGTTCGTGTTTTTCCATATGGAGCAATTGAGATCAAATG
Protein-coding sequences here:
- the LOC141620275 gene encoding uncharacterized protein LOC141620275, producing MAYKTPIGMSPYRLLFGKPCHLPLEVEHRAYWGIKSFNLQMSEAGLHRKLQLQELEEIRNDAYENGSIYKARTREWHDNMILRRVFQVGEKVLLFQNRLRLFSGKLRSRWMGPYEVVRVFPYGAIEIKCLKSGKVLKVNGQRLKHCHEGTEVGEVETLHLVDPIYSN